In Trichoderma atroviride chromosome 2, complete sequence, one DNA window encodes the following:
- a CDS encoding uncharacterized protein (EggNog:ENOG41): MRQTRSVTRKLREAQRESLTADSNDQAGGSSAQNGSLPRGQEAGNLSAINIGGPDIATFGSLEEFLNQAPQSQEQQEQQQQQQQEELQPVLYDPLNQPYLPWDCPGSDQHLYPSPAPAMADDQSYLSPSYFVEPNFFASDFTQEQYQYQFDDYQALQPWVPPSLEEAAILDVQGMQGHVGELYEPLPFGYAMMPDYLVQDPLLDERWAATYEGDLFGHSQALDTVQSEAVPLDENAQFNLPVASPAQSVTEIAPTAQEPQQPLPAGTKADVERARRRRLAGRRRKGPKPVMEVDWLPHGADRETKNRFLLEARRYEVSYKMIKMYGRFKEAESTLRGRYRTLTKRREDRVRNPKWTPIDIQLLKEAVQVYAGSEHPDRAGISWMMVSQYIKSHGGTYSFGYNTSHRKWLHLERTGQLGDNVFDQSWEDHDDDENVDVDVDDENEDADVDDENEDADVDDENEDADVDDEMEGVDTDLHEEPKDEDGDEDEDHGHSDFHLWM; this comes from the exons ATGCGTCAAACGAGATCCGTCACTCGGAAGCTGCGTGAAGCGCAGAGGGAGAGCCTTACGGCAGATAGCAACG ACCAAGCGGGCGGTTCTTCTGCTCAGAATGGAAGTCTCCCTCGTGGCCAAGAGGCTGGTAACTTGTCTGCCATAAATATCGGCGGCCCAGACATAGCCACCTTTGGCTCTTTGGAAGAATTTCTCAACCAAGCGCCACAGAGTcaggagcagcaagaacagcagcagcagcagcagcaagaagaactGCAACCAGTTTTATACGACCCCCTGAATCAGCCATATCTCCCATGGGATTGTCCAGGTTCCGACCAGCATTTGTATCCCTCTCCTGCACCAGCAATGGCAGACGACCAGAGCTACCTGTCTCCGTCTTACTTTGTG GAGCCAAATTTCTTTGCCAGTGACTTCACGCAGGAGCAATACCAGTACCAGTTTGATGACTACCAGGCATTGCAGCCGTGGGTACCTCCAAGTctcgaagaagctgccatcTTGGATGTGCAAGGCATGCAAGGCCACGTCGGCGAGCTCTATGAGCCTCTGCCATTCGGATATGCCATGATGCCAGACTATCTGGTTCAAGATCCTCTCTTGGATGAGCGATGGGCAGCAACATACGAGGGTGATCTTTTTGGACATTCTCAAGCCCTAGATACCGTCCAGAGCGAGGCAGTGCCTCTTGATGAGAACGCCCAATTCAACCTGCCGGTGGCTTCTCCCGCACAGTCTGTCACGGAGATTGCCCCTACTGCGCAAGAACcccagcagcctctcccgG CCGGTACCAAGGCCGATGTCGAAAgagcaaggcgaagaagacttgCCGGTAGACGCCGCAAGGGCCCCAAGCCCGTGATGGAAGTCGATTGGCTGCCTCATGGCGCTGATAGAGAGACTAAGAATAGGTTTCTCTTAGAAGCACGCCGCTACGAGGTTTCCTACAAGATGATCAAGATGTATGGTCGCTTTAAAGAGGCAGAGTCGACTCTTCGTGGCCGTTACCGAACCTTGACGAAAAGAAGGGAGGATCGGGTCCGAAATCCCAAGTGGACCCCAATTGAT ATTCAACTTTTGAAGGAGGCAGTGCAAGTGTACGCCGGCAGCGAACATCCAGACAGAGCTGGGATATCTTGGATGATGGTGTCCCAATACATCAAGAGCCATGGCGGCACGTACTCGTTTGGGTACAATACTAGTCACAGGAAATGGTTGCACCTCGAAAGGACTGGACAGCTTGGAGACAACGTGTTTGACCAGAGCTGGGAAGAtcatgacgacgatgagaatgtcgatgtcgatgtcgatgatgaaaatgaggatgccgatgtcgatgatgaaaatgaggatgccgatgtcgatgatgaaaatgaggatgccgatgtcgatgatgagatggagggggTTGATACCGACCTTCACGAAGAGcccaaagacgaagatggcgacgaggatgagg ACCATGGACATTCGGATTTTCATCTCTGGATGTAG